The nucleotide sequence AATGCAGGTATAATCGCTTGTGGACAGTGAAACAAGTGAGATCTCTTCATAGCCGGTGGCCTTGATGGAATTCTCCGCCTGTTCAATCAAAGCTTCGGGAGACCGTTCCCGAAGTGGCCGGTAAATCATTCCGGCCTGACAAAAGCGGCATCCTCTGGTGCAACCCCTCATCACTTCAAGCATTACGCGGTCATGAATAGCCTCTGTATACGGGACAATTACTTTTTCCGGGAAGTAGGCAGAGCTGAAGTCCTGCAGCGCTACCTTTTTGACTGTCTCTGGAATTCCTTCCTTGACTGTGATTTGCCGGATCGAACCGTCAGTCTTGTATTCGGCCTCATAAAAAACCGGCACATAAATCCCCTGGATCTGAGCCAGTTCGACCAGAATATCTTCCTTCATTTTTCCGTTTTTCCTGGCTTGCCGAATTACTTGAAGAACTTCAGGAAATTGTTCTTCCCCTTCTCCCAGGAAAAAAAAATCTACAAAAGGCGCCAGAGGTTCAGGATTGTAGGCACATGGACCACCGGCAAATATGAAAGGATAGTCGCCCCCGCTTTCCGGGCCGGTTTTTCTGTCTTCTGATTTTAACGGTATTCCGCTGAGTTTCAGGATATTCAAAATATTCGTATAGCTAAGCTCGTATTGCAGTGTGAATGCAACCATATCAAAATCCGGCAAAGGGCGAAAAGATTCCAGTGTGTAAAGCGGGATCCCTCCCTGCTTTAATTTTTCTTCCATATCTGGCCACGGAGCAAAGGCCCTTTCACAGAGAAAAGCTTCATAAGAATTGATACGGCCGTACAGGATACGCAAAGCAAGATTGGACATGCCGACTTCATATACATCAGGAAAGACAAATGCCACTCGTACATCTGTCTTTTCCCAGTCTTTTTTTATCATATTCCATTCACCGCCGACATAACGACCAGGTTTGATCACTTGCGGCAAAACCCGGTCAAGTTTCCGACGGATCCATTGATGATCCTTCTGATTCATTTGTGTTTACCCCCTTGAGCCTAATAGCCATCTGTTTTATCCGGGTAGGTCTCCGTAATGTTATTTGTTATGGATAAATTATTATAGCACAGCAGGTTATTCCTAAGCAAAAAACCTGCCTTCCAGACGCAGGAGGGCTTTCTTTTTTTCCAGGCCGCCGGCATAACCGGTGAGTTTTCTATTGCGGCCGATCACGCGGTGACACGGAATCAAAATGGAAATTGGATTATGCCCGACTGCACCGCCTACCGCCTGAGCGGACATCGAGGTTAGCCCCCGGGCCCGGGCCATACGTTGGGCAATTTCCCCGTAAGTCATAACTTTTCCATGCGGTATCTGTAGTAGTATCTCCCAGACTGCCTTCTGAAAGTTGGTCCCCTCAGGAGCCAGGCGCAGATCCATTTTTGGGGCTGGAATACCCTCGATGATTCCTTCCGTATTTCTTTTCATTCTTGTTACCCGTTCCTCTGCCCAAGCTGCTTGTCTTTCCTGTCCGGAAAAATAAAAATCCAGCCACCGTCGCAACGCCTCAAAAACGGGATATTCTAGATTGTCTATCCATTCAGAAGTACCGGCAGGATAATATTTCTGGCCGATGAACCACAAACCGCTCAGTGCATCCCGAGTTGCCGCAGCTGTCATTTTTCCTAAAGGGGTATCCACAGTGCAAGTATAGGTAATGTTCATGTTGACATCCGAGTACATCAACCCTAAAATGCACGTAAACCGCTGAAGAAAATTTCTGAAATTAAGCCAGCGGGAACATGTAGATTTAAAGTTGACCGGGTACTAGCTCCCTTCATCTATTTGAATGACCAATCTGCCAATCCATTAACCGTTGAGCTGGCAAAGACAGGTGACCAATCCTCAGATAGAATAATATAATGCAGTAATTGCTCGTATGAAAAACAAGCCAAAATGAGTATAGGAGGGAAGAAATATGTTTAAATACGCCAATGCGCTGTTATTTCCAGTAGAAGTCAATTATCCTGACCCGCAGTTCGGCCGGATCATGCTGGAACATTACGGCGGAAAAGACAGCGAGTTCTCCGCAGCCACCCAGTATATGAATCATCGCGCTAATATGCCCAACCTCTTTGTCAGAGAATTATTAGGTCTTATCGCAGCGGAAGAACATAGCCATATGGAGATGATTGCTTCGGCAATCAGCAAACTGGAAGGACCACAGCTCTGTTACGTCAATTCCGAAGGTGTACCCTGGAACCTTACCTATGTCGATCAAAGCTTTGATCCTGCTGCGATGCTGCAAGCTGATGCTGAAGCTGAGATCCGCGCAAAAATGCTTTATGACACACATTTGACAATGACTAACGATCCTGGCCTGAAAAAAATGATTCGCTTTCTAGGCAGCAGAGAAGATGTCCACAAGCACCTTTTTGAAAAAGCCCAAACTTTGATCTTTCGGGGTGCTGACCCAGGAAGTTTTAGCACTTTAATTAGGGAATACCGAATGAGCTTCTGATATTTACTTTCATTATATATGATTCAACAGGAAAGAAAAACACTTTGGCTGGGAATCAGACTTTTAGCCTTTTAATTTTCCGACTTTACAGTCAAGCCCAAAATCCATCATACCCTGGACAACTTCAGTCTCACTGAGTGTTCTTTCAATCTTATCGTCTTTGCCCATCACACTAACCAGGCTAAAATAATCAGCAGAAAACTTATCAATAATCTGTTTAATTGCAGTATCCCTGCTTACCGCAAGCGTCCTTCCAGGCATCAGTCCCTGCCCCAAAAGACGCTCCTTCTTGCGGCAAATCTGCTTTAAAAAAACAATTCTGGCATTGTTCAGCTCTTTGCCGCTGCCAATCCAGAAAAAGATACCAAGAACAATAAAAAGAACTGGGTCATAAATATAAAATCCTATTCCCTGCATCAGGAAACCAGCTAAAATAAAAATACCCCCCAGGCATTTGCCGGCTGCCGCCAGGAATCGAGTGGTCACAACAAAACCGAAGGACCCCGCCAGCAGGCCACGGACAATTCTGCCGCCGTCAAGAGGCAGGACAGGAAGCAGATTGAAGGCTGCTAGCCAGAAATTTGTTTTGGCAAATTCCAGCGCCCATGCTCCGCTTAAGGTTCCGTTCTCACGGAGAATCTGAATGAAGAAAAACAACACAATATTAACAGCTGGACCGGCAAAAGCAATGATTGTCTCCTCTTTCTTTTTCCCTTCAAAGCTGTCGTCAAGAACAGCCGTCCCCCCATAGGGATAGAGCTCGATACTCCTGACCCCAATCCCGTAACCTCTTGCTGCAAGTATATGACAGGTTTCATGAATAATAACCAGGCCAAAGACCAGAAGTGCCCTGACAACCTGACCGGCAAGCATACATAGGATTAACAGGATGATAAAGGTCGGGTGAACTTTAATTTTCATCTTCATCCCCCTCTGTCCTCCATCCCTAGCAGATCCATTAAAAAATTAAGTGTTATCGGAACTTTTGAATTGATATACTAGTTCTGAATTAGGTATGTCAAGGGGTCGACCGGCTGACCGTCTTTTTGCAGTTCTAGGTAAAGCCAGGGT is from Dehalobacter sp. 12DCB1 and encodes:
- a CDS encoding TIGR03960 family B12-binding radical SAM protein; protein product: MNQKDHQWIRRKLDRVLPQVIKPGRYVGGEWNMIKKDWEKTDVRVAFVFPDVYEVGMSNLALRILYGRINSYEAFLCERAFAPWPDMEEKLKQGGIPLYTLESFRPLPDFDMVAFTLQYELSYTNILNILKLSGIPLKSEDRKTGPESGGDYPFIFAGGPCAYNPEPLAPFVDFFFLGEGEEQFPEVLQVIRQARKNGKMKEDILVELAQIQGIYVPVFYEAEYKTDGSIRQITVKEGIPETVKKVALQDFSSAYFPEKVIVPYTEAIHDRVMLEVMRGCTRGCRFCQAGMIYRPLRERSPEALIEQAENSIKATGYEEISLVSLSTSDYTCINGVLEGLMVKMEPKGVSVSLPSLRLDSFDVEIAEQVQKVRKSGLTFAPEAGTQRLRDVINKGVTEGDLLRTAEAAFKGGWSSIKLYYMIGLPTETYEDLDGIIEQARKVLELSRKLGKRGCRITVSASSFVPKPHTPFQWVAQDSMAILREKQEYLRKRLRDYRIKFIYHDVEASFLEAIFARGDRKVAELLEWAVNAGCKFDGWSEHFRYDLWKQGMEETGIDPYFYANRQIAEDEILPWDHLSSGVRKSYLLEEYKKALAEAVTPDCRGRCSRCGVCPDLARPVKFSMP
- a CDS encoding manganese catalase family protein is translated as MFKYANALLFPVEVNYPDPQFGRIMLEHYGGKDSEFSAATQYMNHRANMPNLFVRELLGLIAAEEHSHMEMIASAISKLEGPQLCYVNSEGVPWNLTYVDQSFDPAAMLQADAEAEIRAKMLYDTHLTMTNDPGLKKMIRFLGSREDVHKHLFEKAQTLIFRGADPGSFSTLIREYRMSF
- a CDS encoding methylated-DNA--[protein]-cysteine S-methyltransferase; translation: MTYTCTVDTPLGKMTAAATRDALSGLWFIGQKYYPAGTSEWIDNLEYPVFEALRRWLDFYFSGQERQAAWAEERVTRMKRNTEGIIEGIPAPKMDLRLAPEGTNFQKAVWEILLQIPHGKVMTYGEIAQRMARARGLTSMSAQAVGGAVGHNPISILIPCHRVIGRNRKLTGYAGGLEKKKALLRLEGRFFA
- a CDS encoding M50 family metallopeptidase, which translates into the protein MKIKVHPTFIILLILCMLAGQVVRALLVFGLVIIHETCHILAARGYGIGVRSIELYPYGGTAVLDDSFEGKKKEETIIAFAGPAVNIVLFFFIQILRENGTLSGAWALEFAKTNFWLAAFNLLPVLPLDGGRIVRGLLAGSFGFVVTTRFLAAAGKCLGGIFILAGFLMQGIGFYIYDPVLFIVLGIFFWIGSGKELNNARIVFLKQICRKKERLLGQGLMPGRTLAVSRDTAIKQIIDKFSADYFSLVSVMGKDDKIERTLSETEVVQGMMDFGLDCKVGKLKG